In one window of Candidatus Binatia bacterium DNA:
- a CDS encoding hypothetical protein (possible pseudo, frameshifted), translated as MAADAQGQSGELGWARKQHWPVGITDSGSQSRGRCHRVSAQSLFAPWSRQGRFEGGTQIDSPVFRKGTFVRGFRKSVALLCSALALVLCGLVGVAVCSERCNFVDIAAGADYTCALRSDGTVECWGGNPEARSSPPAGTFSKLSVGSGHACGIRTDGTVACWGDNQYGQSSPPPGTFSQVSVRSGHACGIRTDGTVACWGDNQYGQSSPLPGTFAQVSVGGQHTCGVRTDGGIACWGSNFLGQSSPPPGTFAQVVASNWSTCAIRSDGTAACWGSSVAPPPGAFSALFPGDWYVCGVRTDGTISCSGNDPWGRSTPPHGAFSKVSMGGSLLAVSGWTVQSLAGATAAGAN; from the coding sequence ATGGCCGCAGATGCCCAAGGGCAAAGTGGGGAACTTGGCTGGGCCCGCAAGCAGCATTGGCCGGTGGGCATCACCGATTCAGGGTCACAATCCCGCGGAAGATGCCATCGCGTTTCGGCGCAATCGCTGTTTGCCCCCTGGAGTCGGCAAGGTCGTTTCGAAGGAGGCACGCAAATCGACAGTCCCGTCTTCCGCAAGGGGACTTTTGTGCGAGGTTTCCGGAAGAGTGTCGCGCTTCTCTGCAGTGCCTTGGCGCTCGTGTTGTGCGGGTTGGTAGGGGTGGCGGTGTGCTCTGAACGTTGCAACTTTGTGGACATCGCCGCCGGTGCGGATTACACTTGTGCGCTTCGCAGCGATGGCACGGTTGAATGCTGGGGCGGTAACCCGGAGGCTCGATCGAGTCCACCAGCGGGAACGTTTTCGAAGCTCAGCGTGGGGTCGGGCCACGCCTGCGGGATTCGAACCGACGGCACGGTCGCGTGTTGGGGTGACAATCAGTACGGGCAGTCGAGTCCGCCCCCGGGCACGTTTTCTCAGGTCAGCGTGAGGTCGGGCCACGCCTGTGGGATTCGAACCGACGGCACGGTGGCTTGTTGGGGTGACAATCAGTACGGGCAGTCGAGCCCGCTCCCGGGTACATTTGCTCAGGTCAGCGTGGGTGGCCAGCACACCTGCGGGGTGAGGACCGACGGCGGTATAGCATGTTGGGGCTCGAACTTTTTGGGGCAGTCGAGTCCGCCCCCGGGTACGTTTGCTCAAGTGGTCGCCAGTAATTGGTCTACCTGTGCGATCAGGAGCGACGGGACGGCGGCATGTTGGGGTTCTTCGGTTGCGCCCCCTCCCGGGGCATTCTCCGCGCTCTTCCCTGGCGACTGGTACGTTTGCGGGGTTAGGACCGACGGCACGATCTCGTGTTCGGGAAACGACCCTTGGGGTCGTTCAACTCCGCCCCATGGGGCGTTCTCGAAGGTGAGCATGGGGGGTTCGCTTCTTGCGGTGTCAGGTTGGACGGTACAGTCGCTTGCTGGGGCGACGGCCGCTGGGGCCAACTGA